From one bacterium genomic stretch:
- a CDS encoding isoprenyl transferase, whose translation MNQDHPRHIAIIMDGNGRWAAQRGLPRIAGHRAGVSTVRRVVEECARLRIPYLTLFAFSTENWRRPEEEVGALMVLLEQYLKRELANLMKNNVRLNTIGRLNDLPENVRRTLEDVTARSSANTGLTLTLALSYSGRDDIVQAVRRIAMDVSDGTLDPGAIDHDGFSSRLDTHDMPDPDLLIRTSGEMRISNFLLWEIAYTEFYVTQKLWPDFGDEDLHEALDEYKRRERRFGMTSDQVGPESR comes from the coding sequence GTGAACCAGGATCATCCTCGCCACATTGCCATTATCATGGACGGCAACGGGAGGTGGGCTGCCCAGCGCGGTCTTCCCCGTATAGCGGGCCACCGGGCGGGCGTCAGCACCGTACGCCGCGTGGTGGAGGAGTGCGCCCGGCTGCGGATCCCCTACCTGACCCTGTTCGCCTTTTCCACGGAGAACTGGCGGCGCCCGGAAGAAGAGGTGGGCGCTCTCATGGTCCTTCTCGAGCAGTACCTCAAGAGGGAACTTGCTAATCTCATGAAGAACAACGTGCGGCTCAACACCATCGGCCGCCTGAACGACCTTCCGGAGAACGTGCGGCGGACCCTCGAGGACGTGACCGCGAGATCCTCCGCCAACACCGGCCTGACCCTTACCCTGGCCTTGAGTTACAGCGGCAGGGACGATATCGTCCAGGCCGTGCGCCGGATCGCCATGGATGTCAGCGACGGCACCCTGGATCCGGGGGCCATCGATCACGACGGGTTTTCCTCCCGCCTCGATACTCACGATATGCCCGACCCCGACCTGCTTATCCGTACCAGTGGTGAGATGCGCATCAGCAACTTTCTCCTGTGGGAGATCGCCTACACGGAATTTTACGTGACCCAAAAGCTCTGGCCGGATTTCGGTGACGAAGATCTGCACGAAGCCCTGGATGAGTACAAAAGGCGTGAACGCCGGTTCGGGATGACATCCGACCAGGTCGGACCGGAGAGCCGATGA
- a CDS encoding phosphatidate cytidylyltransferase: MKRVVSAVILGGAFVALLLAAPRAPGAAGVAVAVLIAAHEMAALLERAGASLPRVPAVAAGSLVLAGAWAAGVAGMSAGLAVGLGIIFASEVLTGTSKGSVTRVSGGFLLILLPVWSLAHLILYLESETTRRSLLFLLLCVWVCDSAAFYVGSTMGKHKLAPGISPNKTVEGSVAGVLGSVAAALLMRAVSLVTWPVAFVLFAGAVIAVLAQLGDLAESMIKRDAGVKDSGNLIPGHGGVLDRVDALLFTVPVFYYALLLLRGLGGGG, from the coding sequence ATGAAAAGGGTTGTATCAGCCGTGATCCTGGGGGGAGCCTTTGTCGCCCTGTTGCTGGCTGCCCCGAGGGCCCCTGGCGCCGCAGGCGTGGCAGTGGCTGTTCTCATCGCGGCCCACGAGATGGCCGCCCTCCTGGAAAGGGCGGGGGCGAGCCTTCCCCGGGTTCCTGCCGTCGCTGCCGGCAGCCTTGTTCTTGCCGGCGCCTGGGCGGCCGGAGTTGCAGGCATGTCGGCTGGACTTGCCGTCGGTCTCGGGATCATCTTCGCCTCTGAGGTACTCACAGGGACAAGCAAGGGGTCGGTGACCAGGGTGTCGGGAGGGTTTCTCCTGATCCTGCTGCCCGTCTGGTCCCTGGCTCACCTGATCCTCTACCTGGAAAGTGAGACCACACGCCGGAGCCTCCTCTTCCTGCTACTTTGCGTCTGGGTATGTGATTCGGCGGCTTTCTATGTCGGATCCACCATGGGGAAACACAAGCTGGCACCCGGTATCAGCCCCAACAAGACCGTCGAGGGATCGGTTGCAGGCGTTCTGGGTTCCGTGGCGGCCGCCCTGCTGATGAGGGCCGTATCCCTGGTGACATGGCCTGTAGCCTTTGTTCTTTTCGCCGGTGCCGTGATCGCCGTCCTTGCCCAACTGGGCGACCTTGCTGAATCCATGATCAAGAGGGATGCAGGTGTCAAGGATTCCGGGAACCTGATCCCTGGTCACGGTGGGGTTCTCGACCGCGTCGACGCCCTCCTTTTCACGGTTCCGGTCTTCTATTACGCCCTTCTCCTGTTGAGAGGTCTTGGGGGCGGGGGATGA
- a CDS encoding 1-deoxy-D-xylulose-5-phosphate reductoisomerase: MSGTRRISILGSTGSIGRNTLDIVSRHRDTFPVTALASRFDWKGIVEQALRFDPSFVALFDEGAADKAREALRPRGIAVLSGIDGVLEAAASEKADIVVSAIVGAAGIMPTFAAVQAGKVVALANKEALVAAGRVIMAEAERAGSTIIPVDSEHSAVFQALMGQERSSVRRVLLTASGGPFFGKSPGFLARVTPEMALDHPRWKMGPKVTIDSATMMNKGLEVIEARWIFDIPADRIEVLIHPQSVVHSIVEYRDGSMLAQMGVTDMRIPIAFALSYPRRLDLGLEPLDLAKIRSLEFHTPDPEMFPCLGLAYEALGRENGAPAVMNAANEIAVEAFLNGDLPFADIPGVVRAVMDDPPPFDPDTLSGILKGDQAARVKARESVSHSLSRRS; this comes from the coding sequence ATGAGCGGGACTCGGAGGATCAGCATCCTTGGCAGTACGGGATCGATAGGCCGCAACACCCTCGACATCGTTTCCCGTCACCGGGACACCTTCCCGGTGACCGCCCTGGCGTCCCGGTTCGACTGGAAGGGGATCGTCGAGCAGGCCCTGCGGTTCGATCCCTCTTTCGTGGCGCTTTTCGATGAAGGGGCTGCCGACAAGGCGCGGGAGGCTCTCCGGCCCCGCGGGATCGCGGTCCTTTCGGGGATCGACGGCGTCCTGGAGGCAGCGGCCTCAGAAAAGGCTGACATCGTCGTGTCGGCCATCGTGGGAGCAGCCGGGATCATGCCCACCTTCGCAGCCGTGCAGGCGGGGAAGGTGGTAGCCCTGGCCAACAAGGAGGCCCTGGTGGCCGCCGGGCGGGTGATCATGGCCGAGGCCGAGCGCGCAGGTTCAACGATCATACCGGTGGACAGTGAGCACTCCGCCGTGTTCCAGGCCCTCATGGGACAGGAGCGAAGTTCTGTGAGAAGGGTGCTGCTCACCGCATCGGGAGGCCCCTTTTTCGGGAAGAGCCCCGGGTTCCTCGCCCGGGTCACGCCTGAAATGGCCCTCGATCACCCGAGATGGAAGATGGGCCCCAAGGTGACCATCGATTCCGCCACCATGATGAACAAGGGCCTCGAAGTCATCGAAGCGAGGTGGATCTTTGATATCCCCGCCGACCGCATCGAGGTTCTCATCCATCCCCAGAGTGTCGTACACAGCATCGTGGAGTACCGGGATGGTTCCATGCTGGCCCAGATGGGTGTAACCGACATGAGGATCCCCATTGCCTTCGCCCTGAGCTACCCCCGGCGCCTCGATCTGGGACTCGAGCCTCTGGACCTGGCGAAGATCAGGTCCCTCGAGTTTCACACGCCGGATCCGGAGATGTTCCCGTGCCTCGGCCTTGCCTACGAGGCCCTCGGAAGAGAAAACGGGGCTCCCGCCGTGATGAACGCGGCCAACGAGATCGCCGTGGAGGCCTTTCTGAACGGGGACCTGCCCTTTGCCGATATTCCCGGGGTGGTCCGGGCGGTCATGGATGACCCGCCCCCGTTCGATCCCGACACCCTTTCCGGCATCCTGAAG